One window of the Solanum stenotomum isolate F172 chromosome 11, ASM1918654v1, whole genome shotgun sequence genome contains the following:
- the LOC125845349 gene encoding pentatricopeptide repeat-containing protein At5g04780, mitochondrial, whose product MKALQRSKFSNLCNARRRNLSSVADATLHKSDDEEHNVNGESKNSIILPYLHRAVQECAKQRNAMTGKSMHTQIIKYGYEVDILTTNMLINMYSKCGIVDFARKVFDEMPQRSLVSWNTLMGSYIQNRDEDEALRLFVRMQREGSQASGFTVSGVLCACAAKFAVLESKQLHCFAIKVSVESNVFVSTALLDVYAKCGLMKYAFRVFDSMNERNEVTWSSMVAGYVQNELYEEAIMFFHRLQKSGIEHNQFTLSSVISACAAMAALLEGNETHAIVWKTGFGANVYVASSLVDLYARCGSVDEAYIVFSNAEVKNDVIWNSMISGLARNARSLEAMTLFEKMQLAGFYPNEWTYVSVLSACSHMGLVDKGRIYFDKMKKEHNLSPNVYHYSCMVDILGRKGLVEEAKDLIENMPFAATASMWGSVLASCRVYGNVEVAEIAAKHLFELEPNNAGNHVLLSNIYASKRRWGDVASTRKLLKDSEAKKERGKSWIQIKDKVHTFMVGERNHASIIEVYSRLDELLVGMEKLGYKGETEHDLHDVEVSRKHELLRHHSEKLAFTYGLMCLPSTAPIRIMKNLRICGDCHSFMKFASKVTRREIIVRDVNRFHHFTNGSCSCGEFW is encoded by the coding sequence ATGAAAGCCTTACAAAGAAGCAAGTTTTCCAATCTCTGTAATGCTCGCCGGAGAAATTTATCCTCCGTCGCCGATGCTACACTTCATAAATCCGACGATGAAGAACACAACGTTAATGGGGAGtccaaaaattcaattattctACCATATTTGCACCGGGCAGTACAAGAATGCGCAAAACAAAGGAATGCAATGACTGGAAAATCGATGCATACCCAGATTATAAAATATGGATATGAAGTTGATATACTGACAACAAACATGCTCATCAATATGTACTCGAAATGCGGCATTGTTGATTTTGCTCGCAAGGTGTTCGATGAAATGCCTCAAAGATCACTTGTTTCTTGGAACACCCTGATGGGCTCGTATATACAGAACAGAGATGAAGATGAAGCTCTGCGTCTTTTCGTTCGAATGCAAAGGGAAGGGAGTCAGGCTAGTGGGTTTACTGTTTCAGGTGTACTTTGTGCTTGTGCTGCTAAGTTTGCTGTTTTAGAAAGTAAACAATTGCATTGTTTTGCTATTAAGGTATCAGTGGAATCTAATGTTTTTGTGTCAACTGCTTTGCTTGATGTTTATGCTAAATGTGGGTTGATGAAATATGCTTTTCGTGTTTTCGATTCTATGAATGAGAGGAATGAGGTTACTTGGAGTTCAATGGTTGCTGGATATGTCCAAAATGAGTTATATGAGGAGGCTATAATGTTTTTTCATAGGCTACAAAAGTCCGGGATAGAGCATAACCAGTTTACTCTTTCTTCGGTTATATCTGCTTGTGCTGCGATGGCTGCTTTGTTAGAAGGGAATGAGACGCATGCTATAGTGTGGAAAACTGGTTTTGGTGCCAATGTTTATGTGGCTTCATCTCTTGTGGACTTATATGCAAGATGTGGAAGTGTTGACGAAGCGTATATTGTTTTTTCAAATGCTGAGGTGAAGAATGATGTAATATGGAATTCAATGATTTCTGGCTTGGCTAGAAATGCGCGGTCTTTAGAGGCGATGACGTTGTTTGAGAAAATGCAGTTAGCAGGATTTTACCCGAATGAGTGGACTTACGTCTCTGTGTTATCTGCTTGTAGTCATATGGGTCTTGTTGACAAGGGGCGGATATATTTTGACAAGATGAAGAAAGAACATAACTTGTCTCCCAATGTATATCATTATTCATGTATGGTTGACATTCTTGGTAGAAAAGGTTTGGTTGAAGAAGCTAAGgatttaatagaaaatatgcCGTTTGCTGCAACTGCTTCCATGTGGGGTTCTGTATTGGCCTCTTGCAGGGTCTATGGAAATGTTGAGGTGGCTGAAATTGCTGCTAAACATCTGTTTGAGCTCGAGCCTAATAATGCTGGAAACCACGTCTTGCTTTCAAACATATATGCTTCCAAGAGAAGGTGGGGCGATGTTGCATCAACAAGAAAGCTTCTTAAAGACAGTGAAGCGAAGAAAGAAAGAGGCAAGAGTTGGATACAGATAAAAGACAAGGTTCACACGTTCATGGTCGGGGAGAGAAATCATGCAAGCATTATAGAGGTTTATTCAAGATTAGATGAATTGTTGGTAGGTATGGAGAAGTTAGGTTACAAAGGTGAAACCGAACACGACTTGCATGATGTGGAAGTGAGCAGAAAACATGAGCTTCTGAGACATCATAGTGAGAAGCTTGCTTTTACATATGGATTGATGTGTTTGCCCTCAACTGCTCCTATAAGAATTATGAAGAACCTCAGGATCTGTGGGGACTGTCATTCTTTcatgaagtttgcttcaaaagtAACACGGAGGGAAATCATCGTCAGAGATGTTAATCGTTTTCATCACTTTACTAATGGATCATGTTCATGTGGAGAGTTTTGGTAA